The Deinococcus budaensis genome includes a window with the following:
- a CDS encoding alpha/beta hydrolase — protein MSGLFLLPLLAAPLLFAAHIQADRLVRPRRTAAPHTPARLGIAHWEDVSFTTGDGLTLRGWFVPPRPDSGGAAVVCAHGTAGHRGHLLAHAAALHAEGYGALLFDLRAHGESDGSVSGVGLHEHRDVLAALEYVRSRPDVDARRVALLGHSMGGAAVLRAAARTPHARAVVSIASAASLAENVASGVRAFTHLPAFPLAPLVVWVAERRTRGRMRDMRPVADAARLRDQPLLLIHGDADRVVGIENGRRLREAHGSAQLLEIAGAGHLGVIGPRHLARYHGAMLGFLRLHLRSGTTAAAAAAGTPTFEHGPPRGAPEQAEQETVHT, from the coding sequence ATGTCCGGACTGTTCCTCCTGCCGCTGCTCGCCGCCCCGCTGCTCTTCGCCGCGCACATTCAGGCGGACCGGCTCGTCCGGCCCCGGCGCACCGCCGCGCCCCACACACCCGCCCGACTGGGCATCGCCCACTGGGAGGACGTGAGCTTCACCACCGGGGACGGGCTGACCCTGCGCGGCTGGTTCGTCCCGCCCCGTCCGGACTCGGGCGGCGCGGCCGTCGTGTGCGCGCACGGCACCGCCGGGCACCGGGGACACCTGCTGGCCCACGCGGCGGCCCTGCACGCCGAGGGCTACGGGGCGCTGCTCTTCGACCTGCGTGCCCACGGCGAGTCGGACGGAAGCGTCAGCGGCGTGGGCTTGCATGAGCACCGCGACGTGCTCGCCGCGCTCGAATACGTGCGCTCGCGCCCCGACGTGGACGCGCGGCGGGTCGCGTTGCTGGGACACTCGATGGGCGGCGCCGCCGTGCTGCGGGCCGCCGCGCGCACGCCCCACGCGCGGGCGGTGGTGTCCATCGCCAGCGCGGCGAGTCTCGCGGAGAATGTGGCCTCGGGCGTCCGGGCCTTCACGCATCTGCCCGCCTTTCCACTCGCGCCGCTGGTCGTGTGGGTGGCCGAGCGGCGGACCCGGGGCCGGATGCGCGACATGCGGCCCGTGGCAGACGCGGCGAGGCTGCGAGATCAGCCCCTGCTGCTGATCCACGGGGACGCCGACCGGGTGGTGGGCATCGAGAACGGGCGGCGGCTGCGGGAAGCCCACGGAAGCGCGCAGCTGCTGGAGATTGCGGGCGCGGGTCACCTGGGCGTGATCGGCCCGCGGCACCTGGCCCGGTACCATGGGGCAATGCTGGGCTTCCTGCGCCTGCATCTGCGGTCAGGGACAACCGCTGCTGCTGCTGCGGCTGGGACGCCGACCTTTGAACACGGGCCGCCCAGAGGCGCACCTGAACAGGCCGAGCAGGAGACGGTCCACACCTGA
- a CDS encoding M12 family metallopeptidase, translating to MNKHVTPAHSLLAGALLGPLLLAACAGQPAPTVPTPGGETRQLQLRGKTVTVDVVGEYATVEGDILVGKLADLERGKLSPQSVFRDAPQDYRWPGGVIPFAFGASVTARGRENALTAMRAWEAVTPIRFVARSSEADFINFQAGTQAGWCFSSIGRQGGEQAVLLTSSGDCSAATLTHELGHTIGLWHEQTREDRSQHINIQWANLRDGLCRSAFEEKHISDGLDIGAYDLNSLMHYDRFGCSVNGNPVYDSIPAGLPMNGGESISPLDRAAVDWLHLRNWIVSDGGARMWRNFGGSSHQAADLATGDFNGDGRTDLFTVDTSRCMWFVALSQGTVAAPWTTLNSGVCQGLDRLVLGDFDGDRRTDVFIAAGGTWYLSRGGVEGWTEWNTSRVDPWQLSFGDFDGDGRTDVFNATGKVWNVSYGGSTGWQRLNTSAVKAPNLVFRDFDGDGRTDVFRTTNGTWWVSYGGTEPWAELNTSSAPLSALKFGDFDGDRRTDIYRTDARWGWVVSSGGSGPWTPLPDFLRMPPFTAPPSGFVFGDFDGDGRRDVLGTLR from the coding sequence ATGAACAAGCACGTCACACCCGCACACTCCCTGCTGGCCGGGGCGCTTCTCGGCCCGCTGCTGCTCGCCGCCTGTGCGGGCCAACCCGCCCCCACAGTCCCCACCCCGGGCGGGGAAACCCGGCAGCTTCAGCTGCGCGGCAAGACCGTCACCGTGGACGTGGTGGGAGAGTACGCCACCGTCGAGGGCGACATCCTCGTGGGCAAGCTGGCGGACCTGGAGCGGGGCAAGCTCAGCCCGCAGAGCGTCTTCCGGGACGCGCCGCAGGACTACCGCTGGCCGGGGGGCGTCATTCCCTTCGCCTTCGGGGCGAGCGTCACTGCCCGGGGGCGGGAGAACGCCCTGACTGCGATGCGCGCCTGGGAGGCCGTCACGCCGATCCGCTTCGTGGCGCGCTCGTCGGAGGCCGACTTCATCAACTTCCAGGCGGGCACCCAGGCCGGCTGGTGCTTCTCCTCCATCGGGCGGCAGGGCGGGGAACAGGCGGTGCTACTGACCTCCTCGGGCGACTGCTCGGCGGCGACGCTGACGCACGAACTCGGGCACACCATCGGCCTGTGGCACGAGCAGACGCGCGAGGACCGCAGCCAGCACATCAATATCCAGTGGGCGAACCTCCGGGACGGGCTGTGCCGCAGCGCCTTCGAGGAAAAGCACATCAGCGACGGGCTGGACATTGGCGCCTACGACCTGAACTCCTTGATGCACTACGACCGCTTCGGGTGCAGCGTGAACGGCAACCCCGTGTACGACTCGATTCCGGCGGGCCTGCCCATGAACGGTGGCGAGAGCATCAGCCCGCTCGACCGCGCAGCGGTGGACTGGCTGCACCTGAGGAATTGGATCGTCTCCGACGGCGGGGCGAGGATGTGGCGCAACTTCGGCGGGTCATCCCACCAGGCTGCCGACCTCGCCACCGGGGACTTCAACGGGGACGGACGCACGGACCTCTTCACGGTGGACACCAGCCGCTGCATGTGGTTCGTGGCTCTCTCGCAAGGCACCGTCGCCGCCCCCTGGACCACCCTGAACAGCGGGGTCTGCCAGGGGCTTGACCGCCTGGTCCTGGGGGACTTCGACGGGGACCGCCGGACCGACGTGTTCATCGCGGCCGGGGGGACGTGGTACCTCTCGCGCGGCGGGGTGGAGGGCTGGACCGAATGGAACACCTCCCGCGTGGACCCCTGGCAGCTCTCGTTCGGAGATTTCGACGGGGACGGACGCACGGACGTATTCAACGCGACCGGGAAGGTCTGGAACGTCTCCTATGGCGGCTCGACGGGGTGGCAGCGCCTGAACACCTCGGCGGTCAAGGCGCCCAACCTGGTCTTTCGGGACTTCGACGGCGACGGACGCACCGACGTGTTCCGCACGACCAATGGGACGTGGTGGGTGTCGTACGGCGGCACCGAACCCTGGGCCGAGCTGAACACCTCCAGCGCCCCCCTGAGCGCCCTGAAGTTCGGGGACTTCGACGGCGACCGCCGCACCGACATCTACCGCACGGACGCGCGGTGGGGCTGGGTGGTCTCGTCCGGCGGGAGCGGCCCCTGGACCCCCCTGCCCGACTTCCTGCGAATGCCGCCCTTCACCGCCCCGCCCAGCGGTTTCGTCTTCGGCGACTTCGACGGCGACGGGCGGCGCGACGTGCTGGGCACGCTTCGGTAA
- a CDS encoding response regulator, producing the protein MARILIVDDSPADLKLMESVLQTTPHTVVTLNDPARVEEVVARERPDLLLLDVVMPGRNGYEVMRGLRRGAPGNLKVILVSSKGNDSDVKWGLRQGADDYLVKPYTPDQALGAVARQIG; encoded by the coding sequence GTGGCCCGCATTCTGATTGTGGACGATTCTCCCGCCGACCTGAAACTGATGGAAAGTGTGCTTCAGACGACGCCCCACACGGTCGTGACCCTGAACGACCCGGCCCGCGTGGAGGAGGTGGTGGCCCGCGAGCGCCCCGACCTGCTGCTGCTCGACGTGGTGATGCCCGGCCGCAACGGCTACGAGGTGATGCGCGGACTGCGCCGCGGCGCCCCAGGCAACCTGAAGGTGATTCTGGTGTCCAGCAAGGGCAACGACAGCGACGTGAAATGGGGCCTGCGCCAGGGCGCCGACGACTACCTGGTCAAGCCCTACACCCCGGATCAGGCGCTGGGCGCCGTGGCCCGGCAGATCGGGTAA
- a CDS encoding chemotaxis protein CheW, whose product MPRALVFRIGTQRLALPEGGKREVLERGPALPLPHGAGLLLGLTALQGRAVPLLDLAGLLGLPAPGGTLTLLVDLAADRAADRADEAVAWPVDAVEGLQDLSPEAGHPPGAGEAATEPRLLDLPALLEQVRGALQPQP is encoded by the coding sequence GTGCCGCGCGCCCTGGTGTTCCGGATCGGCACGCAGCGACTGGCGCTGCCCGAAGGCGGAAAACGCGAGGTTCTGGAACGCGGACCGGCGCTGCCCCTGCCGCACGGCGCCGGGCTGCTGCTGGGCCTGACGGCGCTGCAAGGGCGCGCGGTGCCGCTGCTCGACCTCGCTGGCCTGCTGGGGCTTCCGGCGCCCGGGGGCACCCTCACGCTGCTGGTGGACCTGGCGGCGGACCGGGCCGCCGACCGGGCGGACGAGGCGGTCGCCTGGCCGGTAGACGCGGTCGAGGGGCTTCAGGACCTCTCCCCCGAGGCGGGCCACCCACCCGGCGCGGGCGAAGCGGCGACCGAACCGCGCCTGCTGGACCTCCCGGCGCTGCTCGAGCAGGTACGCGGCGCGCTTCAGCCCCAGCCCTAG
- a CDS encoding VLRF1 family aeRF1-type release factor has product MITPQDLDRLASLPRGQSVLMAVVHVNPADQDNHGDALTTRVKSALNDLGVPPTLAGRLLDDLPRAREARGKSAVYVLGEGIDERFDVQLDLPERFHFGHPLPALVRAVTEAVPRMGVLAVDRDWARLFVLEQGELTELRRERHTELDNVDRDDLTAATTAVPGAQGAARAQDGSGFGVQGTGPRSDSGVEFFQRHLDALQQRFYNDMAQELSRELKEQGLEHLILVGPVSRLAEFRAEIPQAASFEVIGETNVEVGTGMAPDQMLLDRLRPLLEDFGQAQQARLMAQLQEQGVMEMERVLEMVQQGRVYQLVIPEDGSQLHIYRSHNPEVPYFTARKDVQESPLDGSLMERVTLEEVLPQLQSLYGLDVRRVQGEHAERLVREYGGLAGLTRY; this is encoded by the coding sequence ATGATCACCCCCCAGGACCTTGACCGCCTCGCGTCCCTGCCCAGGGGCCAGTCCGTGCTGATGGCCGTGGTGCACGTCAACCCGGCCGATCAGGACAACCACGGCGACGCCCTGACCACCCGGGTCAAGAGCGCCCTGAACGACCTCGGCGTGCCGCCCACCCTGGCCGGGCGCCTCCTCGACGACCTGCCCCGCGCCCGGGAGGCCCGTGGCAAAAGCGCCGTGTACGTGCTGGGCGAAGGAATCGACGAGCGCTTCGACGTGCAGCTCGACCTTCCCGAGCGCTTCCACTTCGGCCACCCGCTCCCTGCCCTTGTCCGGGCGGTCACCGAGGCCGTGCCCCGGATGGGCGTGCTGGCCGTGGACCGCGACTGGGCGCGGCTGTTCGTGCTGGAACAGGGTGAGCTGACCGAACTGCGCCGCGAGCGCCACACCGAGCTGGACAACGTGGACCGCGACGACCTCACGGCCGCCACCACCGCCGTGCCGGGTGCCCAGGGGGCGGCCCGCGCCCAGGACGGCAGCGGCTTTGGCGTGCAGGGGACTGGACCGCGCAGCGACAGCGGCGTGGAGTTTTTCCAGCGTCACCTCGACGCCCTGCAACAGCGCTTTTACAACGACATGGCGCAGGAGCTGTCCCGGGAACTCAAGGAGCAGGGCCTGGAGCACCTGATCCTGGTCGGCCCCGTCTCGCGTCTGGCCGAGTTCCGCGCCGAGATTCCGCAGGCCGCCTCCTTCGAGGTGATCGGCGAGACGAACGTGGAGGTCGGCACCGGGATGGCCCCGGACCAGATGCTGCTGGACCGGCTGAGGCCGCTGCTGGAGGACTTCGGCCAGGCGCAGCAGGCCCGCTTGATGGCGCAGCTTCAGGAGCAGGGGGTCATGGAGATGGAACGGGTACTGGAGATGGTGCAGCAGGGCCGCGTCTACCAGCTCGTCATCCCCGAGGACGGCTCCCAGCTTCACATTTACCGCAGCCACAACCCGGAGGTGCCCTACTTCACGGCCCGCAAGGACGTGCAAGAAAGCCCCCTCGACGGCTCCCTGATGGAGCGGGTCACGCTGGAAGAAGTCCTGCCGCAGCTTCAGTCGCTCTACGGCCTGGACGTGCGCCGGGTCCAGGGGGAGCACGCCGAGCGGCTGGTCCGGGAGTACGGCGGGCTGGCGGGCCTGACGAGGTACTGA